Proteins from a single region of Caloramator sp. E03:
- a CDS encoding PTS sugar transporter subunit IIB gives MKILVCCGSGLGSSFMIEMNIKKVLKELNVKAEVDHSDLSSAKGIKADIFVGTRDIAGQLKGLGGHVVSLNSMIDLKELKEKLSETFKEMGII, from the coding sequence ATGAAGATTTTGGTTTGCTGTGGAAGTGGTCTTGGAAGCAGCTTTATGATTGAAATGAACATAAAAAAGGTTTTAAAGGAGCTTAATGTAAAGGCGGAGGTTGATCATTCAGATTTATCCTCAGCCAAGGGTATTAAAGCAGATATATTTGTTGGCACAAGGGATATAGCAGGACAATTAAAGGGTTTAGGAGGACATGTGGTATCGCTAAACAGCATGATTGATCTTAAGGAGCTTAAGGAAAAGTTGAGTGAAACTTTTAAGGAAATGGGAATTATTTAA